The following proteins come from a genomic window of Bactrocera tryoni isolate S06 chromosome 1, CSIRO_BtryS06_freeze2, whole genome shotgun sequence:
- the LOC120767020 gene encoding circadian clock-controlled protein daywake-like has translation MSAKLCSLSFLLALTLQISLVLGKHLVDKPSFLNPCDFNDNNLNTCFASNFQVLFREWKDGIPGLKSLGPLEPLSIKRLKINQSGALQINADIENLLVNGASGAKVVEASVDKSTLDVFAKIEIPQLHATGNYKVKGSVLGLNLNGQGTASFVAKNIVLAFNMKTRVRREGDLVFSEILDLKAKIRNIGDFHIDVKNLFGGQRDIEDTANDLFNQNWRELYGTLAPTLEQTLELVLKDRFTKIYSFVPANFFITNLP, from the exons ATGAGTGCGAAATTGTGCAGTTTAAGTTTTCTGTTGGCGCTAACGCTACAAATATCGCTTGTGCTCGGCAAGCATTTGGTCGACAAAC cTTCTTTTCTAAATCCCTGTGATTTCAATGACAACAACTTAAATACGTGCTTTGCGTCGAATTTCCAAGTATTATTCCGCGAATGGAAGGATG GCATTCCTGGCTTAAAGTCTTTGGGTCCTTTGGAGCCGCTATCGATTAAGCGCCTTAAGATAAATCAAAGTGGTGCACTACAAATTAATGCCGACATAGAAAATTTGCTCGTGAACGGTGCCAGTGGCGCGAAAGTGGTGGAAGCATC TGTCGACAAAAGTACTTTAGATGTATTTGCCAAAATTGAAATACCCCAGTTGCATGCTACCGGCAATTACAAGGTTAAAGGCTCCGTTTTGGGTCTGAACCTCAACGGACAGGGCACAGCAAGCTTCGTAGCAA AGAACATTGTCTTGGCTTTTAACATGAAAACCAGGGTGCGCCGCGAAGGTGATTTAGTCTTCTCTGAAATCTTAGACCTTAAGGCGAAAATCCGTAATATCGGCGATTTCCACATCGATGTGAAGAATTTGTTTGGTGGCCAGCGCGACATTGAAGACACCGCCAATGATCTATTCAATCAAAACTGGCGTGAATTATATGGCACTCTAGCGCCTACATTAGAGCAAACGCTGGAATTGGTGTTGAAGGATCGCTTCACGAAAATCTATTCCTTTGTGCCCGCCAATTTCTTTATCACCAATTTGCCTTGA
- the LOC120767852 gene encoding circadian clock-controlled protein daywake-like has translation MLLSFFMVGLSVFTTILAERVFLKEKPPFFKHCTSDMPDYEACYRSNLQSLLVEYKDGIPGLPEAYTFEPIRIRRLRIEQDELSLRLYNVAVHGISTANITKLRYDPNDYSFRARVFLPELQISADFRAHGRLLFLPINNSGKLTLEAMAVKLAFLFTLQLQDDGNRTFADPRTVRSKIVEIGDFHLNLENFLDGNTELEGTINELLNALWRDVIEVLRPTLENAINAVALTRFKSVLNFIPANYFISDVPSAAELYGEVAADLY, from the exons ATGCTACTGAGTTTCTTTATGGTCGGGCTAAGTGTTTTCACAACCATATTGGCTGAGCGAGTTTTTCTGAAAGAAAAAC CCCCCTTTTTCAAGCACTGTACCTCCGATATGCCAGACTACGAAGCTTGTTATAGGAGTAATCTGCAATCGTTGCTCGTTGAATACAAAGATG GTATACCCGGACTGCCGGAGGCATATACCTTCGAACCGATACGCATACGTCGCTTACGTATTGAACAAGACGAGCTAAGCTTACGGCTGTATAACGTTGCAGTTCATGGCATCAGCACGGCAAATATTACGAAACTGCG GTACGACCCCAACGACTACAGTTTCCGTGCTCGCGTGTTTTTGCCTGAGCTGCAGATCAGCGCGGACTTTCGCGCTCACGGACGTCTGCTCTTCCTGCCCATTAATAACAGTGGAAAATTAACGCTGGAAGCAA TGGCTGTGAAATTAGCGTTTCTCTTTACACTGCAGCTGCAGGACGATGGCAATCGAACTTTTGCCGACCCACGCACGGTGCGAAGTAAAATCGTCGAAATTGGCGATTTCCATTTGAACTTGGAGAATTTCTTGGACGGCAACACTGAGCTGGAAGGCACGATTAATGAACTGCTCAATGCACTATGGCGCGATGTAATCGAGGTATTGCGGCCAACGTTGGAAAATGCTATAAACGCTGTGGCATTGACACGATTTAAGAGTGTACTGAATTTCATACCAGCAAACTATTTCATATCGGATGTACCGAGCGCAGCAGAGTTGTATGGGGAAGTAGCTGCcgatttgtattga
- the LOC120782822 gene encoding protein takeout-like encodes MQRLNRFTLSARFAISIVAVIACSQLAALGSGHEYLREKPSFLQPCHLHDSDNGKCLANVFENFFTEWRHGVPGLKGLSPIEPFHVKRVRLSQQTENLADIKAELTNVVAHGMSGTRVLKTAVNDKDYTIEFKLKTPSVHVEGDYQVNGRILILNLDSVGKMSSTVENLEYRISCKANLKQVDGQYFFDLTSASSRIDKLGNFKIHFTNLFHGNKDLEESAHDLFNNNWREIFEIMRPAFAQTINTIILNRYKKILSFVPANYFLDDLP; translated from the exons ATGCAGCGGCTAAACAGATTTACTTTAAGCGCACGCTTTGCCATCAGCATTGTAGCTGTAATCGCTTGCAGTCAACTTGCAGCACTTGGCAGTGGCCATGAATACTTGAGAGAGAaac CGTCATTCCTGCAGCCGTGCCATCTGCACGATTCAGACAATGGCAAATGTCTGGCGAATGTTTTCGAGAACTTTTTCACCGAGTGGCGTCATG GCGTGCCTGGCCTGAAAGGACTTAGTCCCATCGAGCCGTTTCATGTGAAGCGTGTGCGCCTATCACAGCAGACCGAAAACTTGGCCGATATAAAAGCCGAACTGACGAATGTGGTGGCGCACGGCATGAGCGGCACGCGGGTGCTGAAGACGGC CGTCAACGATAAAGACTACACAATTGAGTTCAAATTGAAAACGCCATCGGTGCATGTCGAAGGCGATTATCAGGTCAATGGACGCatattgattttgaatttgGATAGCGTTGGCAAGATGTCCTCCACTGTTG AAAATCTCGAATATCGCATATCTTGCAAAGCGAACCTCAAGCAGGTCGACGGTCAGTATTTCTTCGACTTAACTTCCGCTTCGTCACGTATCGATAAATTGGgtaatttcaaaatacattttacGAACCTTTTCCACGGCAACAAGGATCTCGAGGAGAGCGCACACGatcttttcaataataattggcgtgaaatttttgaaatcatgCGACCCGCTTTTGCACAGACCATCAATACAATTATACTGAATCGTTACAAGAAAATTTTGAGCTTTGTGCCGGCGAACTATTTCCTGGATGATTTGCCTTAA
- the LOC120767921 gene encoding polycystic kidney disease 2-like 2 protein, producing the protein MEKGEAISSKKRFSNATKKTHRISYENEDAARSALIEFCIYVCFLVMTLLVASSSRNMSMYFFNKGIENIFLSREVNTSSHEASVRFAELATTADMWAFLETKFIMDLHGVDDREGAVEDDNEGSENSSGEGNTAGSSAERRRRSAEDKLVFLEQNLVLGPPRLRQLRVKENSCNVHNVFGRYFSKCYADYSSSDEDTTAIYKGTKYSTLSALGADSIWGQITTYRGGGFVRSLSYDFNENNQILSDLKSRKWLDRASRLIMVEFTLYNANKDLVNNIKFIGELPSTGGVVTTYSIESVKLASVFWRDGIAILVIGVIFYLFILYYTIVEILEVIRIGFTNYVRILWNFVDFLIIVLAYYTLFYNIWHPFYVNGLYKRFEKNPNEYLQLDKLCFWNLTYRAVFAICAFLVCMKILKFISFNKTMRQFNATVSTCFRDLLGFSVMFGIVFLAYAQMGLLLFGNVHYDFRNFKESLLTMIRMILGDFDYEGIEEANRVLGPIYFLTYIILVFFILLNMFLAIINDTYSSVKSDIRGGRNYLSTYLHKLINKYCPKCCRCGEQKDEELGPSREGTPSRDASPQSNQTKRSVGKDNVVDYFEPIGRQQTQDPAAISRLTARVAALEDVIEQLIGDVDRTMRKVLPSRRQRQNARQNSPSQRAER; encoded by the exons atggaaaagGGTGAGGCAATTTCCAGCAAAAAACGTTTTTCAAACGCCACCAAGAAGACACATCGCATTTCTTATGAAAATGAGGACGCCGCACGTTCGGCGCTGATCGAGTTCTGTATCTATGTCTGTTTTCTTGTGATGACGCTATTGG TGGCCTCTTCTTCACGCAACATGTCTATGTACTTCTTCAACAAAGGTATCGAAAATATATTCTTATCGCGTGAAGTCAACACATCCTCCCACGAAGCATCCGTGAGGTTCGCTGAATTAGCCACTACAGCTGACATGTGGGCATTTCTAGAAACTAAATTCATCATGGATCTCCATGGTGTAGATGATAGAGAAGGTGCAGTTGAAGATGACAACGAAGGAAGTGAAAATAGCAGCGGTGAGGGTAACACAGCTGGTAGTTCTGCGGAACGCAGACGCCGGTCCGCTGAGGACAAGCTTGTATTTCTAGAACAAAATCTAGTGTTGGGACCACCACGACTACGGCAGTTACGTGTGAAAGAGAATAGTTGTAATGTACATAATGTCTTCGGCAGGTATTTCTCCAAGTGCTACGCAGACTATTCGAGTAGTGATGAAGATACCACCGCCATATATAAGGG CACCAAATACAGTACGCTCAGCGCATTAGGCGCTGATTCGATTTGGGGTCAAATCACAACCTATCGCGGTGGGGGTTTTGTGAGAAGTTTGTCTTACGACTTTAacgaaaataatcaaattttgtcTGATTTGAAGTCAAGAAAGTGGTTGGATCGTGCTTCCCGTTTAATAATGGTGGAATTTACCCTCTACAATGCCAATAAAGATTTGGTAAATAATATTAA attCATTGGTGAGTTGCCGTCAACCGGTGGTGTGGTCACCACTTATAGCATAGAGTCGGTGAAATTGGCGTCAGTTTTTTGGAGAGATGGCATAGCGATACTGGTGATAGGTGTTATATTTTATCTTTTCATTTTGTATTATACCATAGTTGAGATTTTGGAAGTCATACGCATCGGTTTCACCAATTATGTGCGAATACTGTGgaattttgtggactttttaataattgtt TTAGCATACTACACGCTATTCTACAACATTTGGCATCCCTTTTACGTCAACGGGTTATATAAACGCTTTGAGAAGAACCCAAATGAATACCTGCAGCTTGACAAGCTGTGCTTCTGGAACTTGACATACCGCGCTGTCTTCGCCATTTGCGCGTTTCTTGTgtgtatgaaaatattgaaattcattAGCTTCAATAAAACAATGCGTCAGTTCAATGCAACAGTGAGCACA TGTTTTCGTGATCTTTTGGGCTTCAGCGTTATGTTCGGTATCGTATTTTTGGCTTACGCTCAGATGGGTCTATTACTGTTCGGTAATGTACACTATGATTTCCGCAACTTCAAAGAGTCCTTGTTGACTATGATACGCATGATATTGGGTGATTTCGACTACGAGGGTATCGAAGAGGCGAATCGTGTATTGGGGCCTATATACtttcttacatacataatattggTGTTTTTCATATTACTG AACATGTTCCTGGCTATTATTAATGACACATATAGTAGCGTGAAGAGTGATATTAGAGGCGGCCGCAATTATTTGTCAACTTATCTGCacaagttaataaataaatactgtcCGAAGTGTTGCCGTTGTGGTGAGCAAAAAGATGAAGAGCTCGGTCCATCAAGGGAGGGTACTCCATCCCGCGATGCGAGTCCACAGAGCAATCAAACGAAACGTTCTGTTGGCAAGGATAATGTAGTAGA TTATTTTGAACCCATCGGACGACAACAAACGCAAGATCCTGCGGCGATTAGTCG tttaacGGCACGTGTTGCAGCTTTGGAGGATGTGATCGAACAGCTGATCGGAGATGTGGATCGGACAATGCGCAAGGTTTTACCAAGTCGACGTCAACGACAAAATGCGAGACAAAACTCGCCATCTCAACGGGCGGAACGCTAA